The following are from one region of the Corylus avellana chromosome ca1, CavTom2PMs-1.0 genome:
- the LOC132175126 gene encoding putative disease resistance RPP13-like protein 1 encodes MGGIGKTTLAQLVYKDKRVKKHFDLQAWVCVSDEFDVFRVTKTVLEEVTLSTCDMNYLNRLQITLQEKLMGKKFLLVLDDVWNENYADWEVLSGPFKSGAPGSTVIVTTRNVSVASMMRTVPTHYISKLLEEDCWSLFAKHSFLDGKFDARLELEVIGRQIVKKCEGLPLAVKTIGALLRSKLDVDEWEKILKSELWDFPIDMTNILPSLRLSYKYLPSHLKRCFAYCSIFPKGYAFEKDRLVLLWMAEGFLQESNNKTMEEVGNYYFLDLVSRSLFQQSSGDKSCFVMHDLVNDLAKFVSGQFIFRLEGVSFCRIVNKTRHLSYFRTRFDNFKKFEALYKVKRLRTFLPLEFSILDNNLSKKVLNDLLPKLRCLRVLSLSHYENMANLPDSIGKIKQLRHLDISFTAVKRLPNSVCKLINLQTLNLSCCYSLVELPRDMRKLIKLRHLDITRTDIMEMPIQLGRLKYLQTLTTFIIGKTSGSCIRELGKLTNLRGKLTIMNLQNVVSFTDALHACLKDKKHIEELVLEWEADTDILGSERTMLDSLRPHSNLKSLTIKYYIGKSFPDWVGHHSFSNIASLHLYGCKYCCSLPPLGQLPSLQELSFIQFDQVVKVGREFYGNDSFSIKPFGALKVLRFEQMCKWEEWLSESGAFPLLQELYIHDCPKLRRELHVHLPSLAILEVKECTLLGALLPRAPSICQLNLTRCNKDLLKDLPAKIQILKVGGFDALDSLAMGMKESSYSLQELEISNCSSLVSLSMGDLPSTLKSLSITKCQRLELPMHQIFSSLKKLHLENIYDSFRSFPLDLFPNICHIYIFRCEHLETLTISEQLGLDLMIVHIQIIDCPYFVSFPEGGLCASKLTLLWVWNCGRLRALPDNMHALPSLEELQIVNCAEVESFPEGGLPCNLKSMSIIDCDNLVAKRMGWGLQKLPFLKNLFICGERGDVESFPEVGLLPTNLTALQIMNFPNMKSLDKGLQQLTSLEELRIYNCPMLKYMPEEGLAASVSVLLINNCSLVKKQCQRKKGKEWRKIAHVHLIMMDDELIE; translated from the coding sequence ATGGGAGGAATTGGCAAGACCACACTTGCTCAGCTTGTATACAAGGACAAGAGAGTGAAGAAGCATTTTGACCTTCAAGCATGGGTATGTGTTTCGGATGAATTTGACGTGTTCAGGGTAACTAAAACAGTTCTAGAGGAAGTGACTTTGTCAACTTGCGATATGAACTATTTAAATCGGCTTCAAATTACACTACAGGAGAAATTGATGGGAAAGAAATTCCtacttgttttagatgatgtGTGGAACGAGAATTATGCTGATTGGGAGGTCTTAAGTGGTCCATTTAAATCTGGGGCACCAGGAAGTACAGTCATTGTAACAACACGCAATGTCAGTGTTGCATCAATGATGCGCACTGTTCCAACTCATTATATCAGCAAGTTACTAGAAGAAGATTGCTGGTCACTATTTGCAAAACATTCATTCCTTGATGGCAAATTTGATGCACGTTTAGAGCTAGAAGTGATAGGTAGACAAATTGTGAAAAAGTGTGAAGGTCTACCTTTAGCGGTCAAAACAATTGGGGCCCTCTTGCGATCTAAACTAGATGTTGATGAGTGGGAGAAGATATTGAAGAGCGAATTATGGGATTTTCCAATAGACATGACAAACATTCTTCCTAGTTTAAGATTAAGCTACAAATACCTTCCCTCACATTTAAAGCGATGCTTTGCTTATTGTTCAATATTCCCAAAAGGTTATGCATTCGAAAAAGATCGATTAGTCTTACTGTGGATGGCTGAAGGTTTCTTGCAAGAGTCCAATAACAAAACAATGGAAGAAGTTGGTAACTATTACTTCCTTGATCTTGTATCAAGATCATTGTTTCAACAATCAAGTGGTGATAAATCATGTTTTGTAATGCACGATCTTGTCAATGACTTAGCAAAGTTTGTTTCTGGACAATTTATCTTTAGGCTAGAGGGTGTCAGTTTTTGCAGAATTGTGAACAAGACTCGTCACTTGTCGTATTTCAGAACAAGATTTGATAACTTTAAGAAGTTTGAGGCTCTTTACAAGGTTAAGCGGTTGCGCACCTTCTTACCATTAGAATTCTCAATATTGGACAACAATTTATCTAAAAAGGTATTGAATGATCTATTGCCGAAGCTAAGATGTTTAAGGGTACTCTCTTTGTCTCATTATGAGAATATGGCTAATTTACCTGATTCAATTGGCAAAATTAAACAACTACGTCATTTGGACATTTCTTTTACTGCAGTTAAAAGGTTACCTAATTCTGTGTGTAAGTTGATCAATTTGCAAACACTCAACTTATCATGTTGTTACAGTCTTGTTGAATTGCCAAGGGATATGCGAAAACTCATTAAACTACGACATCTTGATATTACTAGAACTGACATAATGGAGATGCCGATACAATTGGGTAGACTAAAATATCTCCAGACATTGACTACATTTATCATCGGCAAAACTAGTGGGTCCTGCATAAGAGAGTTGGGAAAACTTACAAATCTTCGAGGAAAGCTTACTATTATGAATCTTCAAAATGTTGTCTCTTTTACGGATGCGTTGCATGCATGCTTGAAGGACAAGAAGCACATTGAGGAGTTGGTGTTAGAATGGGAAGCTGATACTGATATTTTAGGAAGTGAAAGAACTATGCTTGACAGTCTCCGGCCtcattcaaatttgaaaagtcTTACAATCAAATATTATATTGGTAAAAGTTTTCCAGATTGGGTAGGGCATCATTCATTCTCTAATATAGCATCTCTTCATCTATACGGCTGTAAATATTGCTGCAGCTTGCCACCACTTGGGCAGCTTCCTTCTTTGCAAGAACTATCATTTATTCAATTTGATCAAGTTGTTAAAGTGGGTCGTGAGTTTTATGGCAATGATTCTTTTTCGATTAAGCCATTTGGAGCCTTAAAAGTTCTAAGATTTGAGCAAATGTGTAAGTGGGAGGAATGGTTAAGTGAAAGCGGAgcttttcctcttcttcaagAGCTTTATATACATGACTGCCCTAAGTTAAGAAGAGAGTTGCATgtccatcttccttctttagcTATACTTGAGGTCAAGGAATGCACGCTGTTAGGGGCTTTACTGCCAAGGGCCCCTTCTATATGTCAATTGAATCTAACACGTTGTAATAAGGACTTGTTAAAGGATTTGCCAGCCAAAATACAGATTCTCAAAGTTGGAGGATTTGATGCACTAGATTCCCTAGCCATGGGAATGAAGGAGTCCAGCTATTCTCTCCAAGAATTAGAAATCTCTAACTGTTCCTCACTTGTTTCCCTTTCAATGGGTGATCTACCATCTACATTAAAATCCCTTTCCATCACAAAGTGTCAGAGGTTAGAACTTCCGATGCACCAAATCTTTTCATCCCTTAAAAAATTGCATTTGGAAAATATTTATGATTCTTTCAGGTCCTTCCCATTGGACTTATTCCCAAACATTTGTCATATCTATATCTTTAGATGTGAGCATTTGGAAACTCTTACAATTTCAGAGCAACTTGGTCTTGATTTAATGATCGTGCACATACAAATCATAGATTGCCCttattttgtatcttttccaGAAGGAGGATTATGTGCCTCCAAACTTACATTGCTTTGGGTCTGGAATTGTGGACGTTTGAGGGCACTGCCTGATAACATGCACGCACTCCCATCTCTTGAGGAATTGCAAATAGTCAATTGTGCAGAAGTTGAGTCTTTTCCTGAGGGGGGTTTGCCTTGTAATCTGAAATCGATGTCCATCATCGATTGTGACAACCTCGTTGCCAAACGAATGGGATGGGGTTTGCAAAAGCTcccatttcttaaaaatttgtttatttgtggTGAAAGGGGAGATGTAGAGTCCTTTCCGGAGGTGGGATTGCTGCCCACCAATCTGACTGCTCTTCAAATAATGAATTTTCCAAATATGAAATCTTTGGATAAGGGGCTTCAACAGCTCACCTCTCTTGAAGAATTGCGGATCTATAACTGCCCTATGCTCAAGTACATGCCAGAAGAGGGCTTGGCTGCCTCTGTTTCTGTTTTATTGATCAACAATTGTTCTTTGGTAAAGAAACAATGtcaaaggaaaaaaggaaaagaatggcgCAAGATTGCTCACGTCCACCTAATAATGATGGATGATGAATTGATTGAGTGA
- the LOC132175108 gene encoding putative disease resistance RPP13-like protein 1 codes for MADVVAGALLSVVFDDLFKKMNLEVLDFFRGRKVREGPVRKMKILLLSVIAVLEDAEEKELTKPALKRWLDELKDAVFDAEDILDVIDTEIRTRNLAAESQTTATKVRNSVLRNRFAKEIQPRMEGVIERLEYLAKQKDVLGLTEGLGGKSTERLPTASLVEESGIFGRDHDKERVINLLLSYDGRGGEMCVIAVVGMGGIGKTTLAQLVYNDQRVKEHFDLEAWVCVSQEFDVFRVTKTFLEAVTSSTCDIKDLNRLQVTLKEKLMGKKFLLVLDDVWNKNYVDWEVLRKPFKFGEQGSSVIVTTRDNDVASVVRSSGTHSLRRLPEDDCWSVFANHAFHNGNTRPELEAVGRQIVKKCEGLPLAAKTIGALLWSKLEVDEWDKILNSEIWDLPIGETHILPSLRLSYKYLPSHLKRCFAYCSIFPKGYAFQKDRLVLLWMAEGFLQEPNNKTMEEVGNDYFLDLVSRSFFQQSSGDKSCFVMHDLVNDLAKFVSGQFIFRLEDACFDGILNKTRHLSYFRTRFDNFKKFEALFEVKRLRTFLPLEFSILDNNLSKKVPDVLLPKLRCLRVLSLSHYENLAKLPDSIGKIKQLHYLDISFTAVKRLPDSLCKLINLQTLNLSWCNNLVGLPRDMRKLIKLRHLDITRTDIMEMPIQLGSLRSLQTLTKFIIGSRNGSSIGELGKLTNLRGKIAILNLQNVVSSTDAADAGLKDKKHIEELVLEWKAGTVVLESQRTILDSLQPHSNLKILSINNYGGQSFPDWVGHDSFFNMVSLHLIKCKFCCSLPSLGQLPSLQNLSIVEFDGVVRVGPEFYGSGSSSIRPFKALKVLRFELMLKWEEWFTLGAENEGEAFPLLQELYIHDCPKLTRRLPIHLPSLAKLEITECPLLVSSLPMFPAICQLNLTRCNGVLLKELPTRIQVLKVGGFDALDSQVNIMMGPSNTSLQELEVSDCSSIVSLSKGDLVSTLKSLVIRNCGILELPMYPIFSTLKKLYLFDIDGSLKSVPLDLFPKLCDIYIFGCRNLESLTVSEEHRHDLMTLQIQIINCPCFVSFPQGGLRAPNLALLWVWNCGSLRSLPDNMHIFLSSLEDLQIVDCAKVESFPEGGLPSNLKSVSIVDCDNLVARRMEWGLQKLPFLKSLFICGEKGDAKSFPEVGLLPTNLTSLQIMNFPNMKFLDKKGVQHLTSLKELRIYNCCMLKYMPEEGLPNSVSVLLMNNCPLLKKQLHKKKGKEWLKIAHVHLIMIDDELIE; via the coding sequence ATGGCAGATGTGGTGGCAGGAGCGCTTCTCTCTGTTGTCTTCgatgatttatttaaaaaaatgaatctgGAGGTGCTTGACTTCTTCCGGGGACGAAAAGTCAGAGAGGGGCCCGTAAGAAAGATGAAGATACTGTTGCTGTCTGTGATTGCGGTTCTCGAGGACGCCGAGGAAAAGGAACTCACGAAGCCTGCTTTGAAACGGTGGCTTGATGAGCTGAAAGATGCTGTTTTTGATGCGGAAGACATCTTGGATGTGATTGATACAGAAATCCGGACACGCAATTTGGCTGCTGAATCTCAAACTACTGCAACAAAGGTACGGAACTCTGTTCTGCGTAATCGTTTTGCCAAGGAGATACAACCGAGGATGGAAGGGGTTATTGAGCGATTAGAATATCTTGCAAAACAAAAGGATGTCTTAGGTTTAACAGAAGGCCTTGGAGGGAAATCAACAGAAAGATTGCCCACGGCTTCTTTGGTTGAAGAATCTGGTATTTTTGGTAGGGATCATGATAAAGAGAGAGTTATTAACCTTTTGCTCTCGTATGACGGAAGAGGCGGTGAGATGTGTGTGATTGCAGTAGTGGGTATGGGGGGAATTGGCAAGACAACGCTTGCTCAGCTTGTCTACAACGACCAGAGGGTGAAGGAGCATTTTGATCTTGAGGCATGGGTGTGTGTTTCACAGGAATTTGACGTGTTCAGGGTGACGAAAACATTTCTAGAGGCAGTAACTTCGTCAACATGTGATATTAAGGATCTGAATCGGCTTCAAGTTACACTCAAGGAGAAGTTGATGGGGAAAAAATTCCTACTTGTTTTAGACGATGTATGGAATAAGAATTATGTTGATTGGGAGGTCTTAAGAAAACCCTTTAAATTTGGGGAACAAGGAAGCAGTGTGATTGTAACCACACGTGATAATGATGTTGCATCCGTTGTACGCTCTAGTGGGACTCATTCTCTGAGAAGGCTGCCAGAAGATGATTGCTGGTCGGTATTTGCAAACCATGCATTTCACAATGGTAACACACGTCCAGAGCTAGAGGCAGTGGGCAGACAGATTGTGAAAAAGTGCGAGGGCCTACCTTTAGCCGCCAAAACAATTGGGGCTCTATTGTGGTCGAAATTGGAGGTTGATGAATGGGACAAGATACTGAACAGTGAAATATGGGATTTACCAATTGGCGAGACACACATTCTTCCATCTTTAAGGTTAAGCTACAAATATCTACCCTCACATCTAAAGCGATGCTTTGCTTATTGTTCAATATTTCCAAAGGGTTATGCTTTTCAAAAAGATCGTTTAGTCTTACTGTGGATGGCTGAAGGTTTCCTGCAAGAGCCAAATAACAAAACAATGGAAGAAGTTGGTAATGATTACTTCCTTGATCTTGTATCAAGATCATTCTTTCAACAATCAAGTGGTGATAAATCATGTTTTGTAATGCACGACCTTGTCAACGACTTAGCAAAGTTTGTTTCTGGACAATTTATCTTTAGGCTAGAAGATGCCTGTTTTGATGGAATTTTGAACAAGACTCGGCACTTGTCGTATTTCAGAACAAGATTTGATAACTTTAAGAAGTTTGAGGCTCTTTTTGAGGTTAAGCGGTTGCGCACCTTCTTGCCATTAGAATTCTCCATATTGGACAACAATTTATCTAAAAAGGTACCGGATGTTCTATTGCCGAAGCTAAGATGTTTACGGGTACTTTCTTTGTCTCATTATGAAAATTTGGCTAAGTTGCCTGATTCAATTGGCAAAATTAAGCAACTACATTATTTGGACATTTCCTTTACTGCAGTTAAAAGGTTACCTGATTCCTTGTGTAAGTTGATCAATTTGCAAACACTCAACTTGTCATGGTGTAACAATCTAGTTGGATTGCCTAGGGATATGCGAAAACTCATTAAACTACGTCATCTTGATATTACTAGAACTGACATAATGGAGATGCCGATACAATTGGGCAGCTTAAGAAGTCTGCAAACGTTGACAAAATTTATTATCGGCAGCCGtaatggctcttccattggagAGTTGGGAAAACTTACAAATCTTCGAGGAAAGATTGCTATTTTGAACCTTCAAAATGTTGTCTCTTCTACAGATGCCGCAGATGCAGGCTTGAAGGACAAGAAGCACATTGAGGAGTTGGTGTTGGAATGGAAAGCTGGTACTGTTGTTTTAGAAAGTCAAAGAACTATACTTGACAGTCTCCAGCCTCATTCGAATTTGAAAATTCTCTCTATCAACAACTATGGTGGTCAAAGTTTTCCAGATTGGGTAGGGCACGATTCATTCTTTAATATGGTATCTCTTCATCTAATTAAGTGTAAGTTTTGTTGCAGCCTGCCATCGCTTGGACAACTACCCTCTTTGCAGAACCTCTCTATTGTTGAGTTTGATGGAGTTGTTAGAGTGGGTCCTGAATTTTATGGTAGTGGTTCGTCTTCAATTAGGCCATTTAAAGCATTGAAAGTTCTAAGGTTCGAGTTGATGTTGAAGTGGGAGGAATGGTTTACCTTGGGTGCTGAAAATGAAGGTGAAGCTTTTCCTCTCCTCCAAGAGCTTTATATTCATGATTGTCCCAAGCTAACAAGAAGGTTGCCcatccatcttccttctttagcCAAACTTGAGATCACAGAATGTCCACTATTGGTGTCTTCACTCCCAATGTTTCCTGCTATATGTCAATTGAATCTAACACGTTGTAATGGGGTTTTGTTAAAGGAATTGCCAACTAGAATACAGGTTCTTAAAGTTGGAGGATTTGATGCACTAGATTCCCAAGTCAACATAATGATGGGGCCCAGTAATACTTCTCTTCAAGAGTTAGAAGTTAGTGATTGTTCTTCGATTGTGTCCCTTTCCAAGGGTGATCTAGTATCTACATTAAAATCCCTTGTCATTAGGAATTGTGGGATTTTAGAGCTCCCAATGTACCCGATCTTTTCAAcccttaaaaaattatacttatttgATATTGATGGTTCTCTCAAGTCCGTCCCATTAGACTTATTTCCAAAGCTTTGTGACATCTATATCTTTGGGTGTAGGAATTTGGAATCCTTGACAGTTTCTGAAGAACATAGACATGATTTAATGACATTGCAAATACAAATCATAAATTGCCCTTGTTTTGTATCTTTTCCACAAGGTGGATTGCGTGCCCCCAACCTTGCATTGCTTTGGGTTTGGAATTGTGGAAGTTTGAGGTCATTACCAGATAATATGCACATTTTCCTCTCATCTCTTGAGGATTTGCAAATAGTTGACTGTGCAAAAGTTGAGTCGTTTCCTGAAGGGGGTTTGCCTTCTAATCTAAAATCAGTTTCCATTGTTGATTGTGACAACCTCGTTGCCAGACGAATGGAATGGGGTTTGCAAAAGCTCCCCTTTCttaaaagtttgtttatttGTGGCGAAAAGGGAGATGCAAAGTCCTTTCCGGAGGTGGGATTGCTGCCCACCAATCTGACTTCTCTTCAAATAATGAATTTTCCAAATATGAAATTCTTGGATAAGAAGGGGGTTCAACACCTCACCTCTCTGAAAGAATTGCGGATCTATAACTGTTGTATGCTCAAGTACATGCCAGAAGAGGGGTTGCCTAACTCCGTTTCTGTTTTACTTATGAACAATTGTCCTTTGCTAAAGAAACAACTtcacaagaaaaaaggaaaagaatggctCAAGATTGCTCATGTCCACCTAATAATGATTGATGATGAATTGATTGAATGA
- the LOC132175146 gene encoding putative disease resistance protein At3g14460, producing the protein MVSLHLIKCKFCCSLPSLGQLPSLQNLSIVEFDGVVRVGPEFYGSGSSSIRPFKALKVLRFELMLKWEEWFTLGAENEGEAFPLLQELYIHDCPKLTRRLPIHLPSLAKLEITECPLLVSSLPMFPAICQLNLTCCNGVLLKELPTRIQVLKVGGFDALDSQVNTMMGPRNTSLQELEVSDCSSFVSLSKGDLASTLKSLIIRNCGILELPMYPIFSSLKKLYLFDIDGSLKSVPLDLFPKLCDIYIFGCRNLESLTVSEEHRLDLMTLQIQIINCPCFVSFPKGGLCAPNLTLLWVWNCGSLRSLPDNMHIFLSSLEDLQIVDCAKVESFPEGGLPSNLKSVSIVDCDNLVARRMEWGLQKLPFLKSLFICGEKGDAKSFPEVGLLPTNLTSLQIMNFPNMKFLDKKGVQHLASLKELRIDNCCMLKYMPEEGLPASVSVLLINNCPFLKKQLHKKKGKEWLKIAHVHLIMIDDELIE; encoded by the coding sequence ATGGTATCTCTTCATCTAATTAAGTGTAAGTTTTGTTGCAGCCTGCCATCGCTTGGACAACTACCCTCTTTGCAGAACCTCTCTATTGTTGAGTTTGATGGAGTTGTTAGAGTGGGTCCTGAATTTTATGGTAGTGGTTCGTCTTCAATTAGGCCATTTAAAGCTTTGAAAGTTCTAAGGTTCGAGTTGATGTTGAAGTGGGAGGAATGGTTTACCTTGGGTGCTGAAAATGAAGGTGAAGCTTTTCCTCTCCTCCAAGAGCTTTATATTCATGATTGTCCCAAGCTAACAAGAAGGTTGCCcatccatcttccttctttagcCAAACTTGAGATCACAGAATGTCCACTATTGGTGTCTTCACTCCCAATGTTTCCTGCTATATGTCAATTGAATCTAACATGTTGTAATGGGGTTTTGTTAAAGGAATTGCCAACTAGAATACAGGTTCTCAAAGTTGGAGGATTTGATGCACTAGATTCCCAAGTCAACACAATGATGGGGCCGCGTAATACTTCTCTTCAAGAGTTAGAAGTTAGTGATTGTTCTTCGTTTGTGTCCCTTTCCAAGGGTGATCTAGCATCTACATTAAAATCCCTTATCATTAGGAATTGTGGGATTTTAGAGCTCCCAATGTACCCGATCTTTTCATcccttaaaaaattatacttatttgATATTGATGGTTCTCTCAAGTCCGTCCCATTAGACTTATTTCCAAAGCTTTGTGACATCTATATCTTTGGGTGTAGGAATTTGGAATCCTTGACAGTTTCTGAAGAACATAGACTTGATTTAATGACATTGCAAATACAAATCATAAATTGCCCTTGTTTTGTATCTTTTCCAAAAGGCGGATTGTGTGCCCCCAACCTTACATTGCTTTGGGTTTGGAATTGTGGAAGTTTGAGGTCATTACCAGATAATATGCACATTTTCCTCTCATCTCTTGAGGATTTGCAAATAGTTGACTGTGCAAAAGTTGAGTCGTTTCCTGAAGGGGGTTTGCCTTCTAATCTAAAATCAGTTTCCATTGTTGATTGTGACAACCTCGTTGCCAGACGAATGGAATGGGGTTTGCAAAAGCTCCCCTTTCttaaaagtttgtttatttGTGGCGAAAAGGGAGATGCAAAGTCCTTTCCGGAGGTGGGATTGCTGCCCACCAATCTGACTTCTCTTCAAATAATGAATTTTCCAAATATGAAATTCCTGGATAAGAAGGGGGTTCAACACCTCGCCTCTCTTAAAGAATTGCGGATCGATAACTGTTGTATGCTCAAGTACATGCCAGAAGAGGGGTTGCCTGCCTCCGTTTCTGTTTTACTTATCAACAATTGTCCTTTTCTAAAGAAACAACTtcacaagaaaaaaggaaaagaatggctCAAGATTGCTCATGTCCACCTAATAATGATTGATGATGAATTGATTGAATGA
- the LOC132173047 gene encoding putative disease resistance RPP13-like protein 1, producing the protein MCVIAVVGMGGIGKTTLAQLVYNDQRVKEHFDLEAWVCVSQEFDVFRVTKTFLEAVTSSTCDIKDLNRLQVTLKEKLMGKKFLLVLDDVWNKNYVDWEVLRKPFKFGEQGSSVIVTTRDNDVASVVRSSGTHSLKRLPEDDCWSVFANHAFHNGNTRPELEAVGRQIVKKCEGLPLAAKTIGALLWSKLEVDEWDKILNSEIWDLRIGETHILPSLRLSYKYLPSHLKRCFAYCSIFPKGYAFEKDRLVLLWMAEGFLQEPNNKTMEEVGNDYFLDLVSRSLFQQSSGDKSCFVMHDLVNDLAKFVSGQFIFRLEGACFDGILNKTRHLSYFRTRFDNFKKFEALYEVKWLRTFLPLEFSILDNNVSKKVPDVLLPKLRCLRVLSLSHYENLAKLPDSIGKIKQLHYLDISFTAVKRLPDSLCKLINLQTLNLSWCNNLVGLPRDMRKLIKLRHLDITRTDIMEMPIQLGSLRSLQTLTKFIIGSRNGSSIGELGKLTNLRGKIAILNLQNVVSSIDAADAGLKDKKHIEELVLEWKAVFQIG; encoded by the exons ATGTGTGTGATTGCAGTAGTGGGTATGGGGGGAATTGGCAAGACAACGCTTGCTCAGCTTGTCTACAACGACCAGAGGGTGAAGGAGCATTTTGATCTTGAGGCATGGGTGTGTGTTTCACAGGAATTTGACGTGTTCAGGGTGACGAAAACATTTCTAGAGGCAGTAACTTCGTCAACATGTGATATTAAGGATCTGAATCGGCTTCAAGTTACACTCAAGGAGAAGTTGATGGGGAAAAAATTCCTACTTGTTTTAGACGATGTATGGAATAAGAATTATGTTGATTGGGAGGTCTTAAGAAAACCCTTTAAATTTGGGGAACAAGGAAGCAGTGTGATTGTAACCACACGTGATAATGATGTTGCATCCGTTGTACGCTCTAGTGGGACTCATTCTCTGAAAAGGCTGCCAGAAGATGATTGCTGGTCGGTATTTGCAAACCATGCATTTCACAATGGTAACACACGTCCAGAGCTAGAGGCAGTGGGCAGACAGATTGTGAAAAAGTGCGAGGGCCTACCTTTAGCCGCCAAAACAATTGGGGCTCTCTTGTGGTCAAAATTGGAGGTTGATGAATGGGACAAGATACTGAACAGTGAAATATGGGATCTACGAATTGGCGAGACACACATTCTTCCATCTTTAAGGTTAAGCTATAAATATCTACCCTCACATCTAAAGCGATGCTTTGCTTATTGTTCAATATTTCCAAAGGGTTATGCTTTTGAAAAAGATCGTTTAGTCTTACTGTGGATGGCTGAAGGTTTCTTGCAAGAgccaaacaacaaaacaatggAAGAAGTTGGTAATGATTACTTCCTTGATCTTGTATCAAGATCATTGTTTCAACAATCAAGTGGTGATAAATCATGTTTTGTAATGCACGACCTTGTCAACGACTTAGCAAAGTTTGTTTCTGGACAATTTATCTTTAGGCTAGAGGGTGCCTGTTTTGATGGAATTTTGAACAAGACTCGGCACTTGTCGTATTTCAGAACAAGATTTGATAACTTTAAGAAGTTTGAGGCTCTTTATGAGGTTAAGTGGTTGCGCACCTTCTTGCCATTAGAATTCTCCATATTGGACAACAATGTATCTAAAAAGGTACCGGATGTTCTATTGCCGAAGCTAAGATGTTTACGGGTACTCTCTTTGTCTCATTATGAAAATTTGGCTAAGTTGCCTGATTCAATTGGCAAAATTAAGCAACTACATTATTTGGACATTTCCTTTACTGCAGTTAAAAGGTTACCTGATTCCTTATGTAAGTTGATCAATTTGCAAACACTCAACTTGTCATGGTGTAACAATCTAGTTGGATTGCCTAGGGATATGCGAAAACTCATTAAACTACGTCATCTTGATATTACTAGAACTGACATAATGGAGATGCCGATACAATTGGGCAGCTTAAGAAGTCTGCAAACGTTGACAAAATTTATTATCGGCAGCCGAAATGGGTCTTCCATTGGAGAGTTGGGAAAACTTACAAATCTTCGAGGAAAGATTGCTATTTTGAACCTTCAAAATGTTGTCTCTTCTATAGATGCCGCAGATGCAGGCTTGAAGGACAAGAAGCACATTGAGGAGTTGGTGTTGGAATGGAAAGCTG TTTTCCAGATTGGGTAG